Proteins from one Bacteroides mediterraneensis genomic window:
- a CDS encoding NVEALA domain-containing protein, translating to MKALLFLILVVLCACFDSQQGNELKSLEMDQLLLNNVEALANDEGVNYFCYGEGDIDCHGMKVEFKVEGLSLDY from the coding sequence ATGAAAGCATTATTATTTTTAATTTTAGTAGTATTATGTGCCTGTTTTGATTCGCAGCAAGGTAATGAATTGAAGTCATTAGAAATGGACCAACTTTTATTGAATAATGTAGAAGCATTGGCTAATGATGAAGGGGTTAATTATTTTTGTTATGGTGAAGGTGACATTGATTGTCATGGTATGAAAGTTGAATTTAAAGTAGAAGGTTTGAGTTTAGATTATTAA
- a CDS encoding BF3164 family lipoprotein, whose translation MKPIFFIFVLFLTISCVEKKKYSSAKYLYPTDSLQVEVGSPSLIKIAGNQLFTDKSFADSFNIDVIDIEHDSIMYSFAKKGQGPNEFLQITSMDIFRENQNWYIALFDNLLRKLVVYSIDSLNYHKGQCPPVCEKELPVNSRFLEIYKIQNGYIATGRTERKYTLLDKDMKCLSTFGNYLTCDNKDTDYMSLSKANYGRLYLSSDKTSVASVVFMSGTLSVLTLHNQQLTPAWSYEASGFEYAVNGRNLKQLSPTGYLAAGFTKEKVVGLYSGEEKNGKTNYGNEFHIFSTQGELLNKYKISSQLYNFCISEKDGLIYAISYENDPKIIIYKL comes from the coding sequence ATGAAGCCTATTTTTTTCATTTTTGTTTTATTTCTAACCATATCATGCGTAGAGAAAAAAAAATATTCAAGTGCCAAATATTTATACCCAACAGACAGCTTGCAAGTAGAAGTAGGTTCACCTTCATTAATAAAAATAGCAGGCAATCAACTATTCACAGACAAATCTTTTGCTGATTCTTTTAACATAGATGTTATAGACATAGAACATGATTCCATAATGTATTCATTTGCCAAAAAAGGACAAGGGCCCAATGAGTTCCTACAAATAACCAGTATGGATATTTTTAGAGAAAACCAAAACTGGTATATTGCATTATTTGATAATCTCCTGCGAAAACTTGTAGTCTACTCTATTGATAGTTTAAATTATCACAAAGGGCAATGCCCACCAGTGTGCGAAAAAGAATTACCTGTAAACAGTCGTTTTTTGGAAATATACAAAATACAGAACGGATATATAGCTACTGGAAGGACCGAAAGAAAATATACCTTACTAGATAAGGATATGAAATGTCTCAGCACTTTTGGAAACTATCTAACTTGTGACAACAAAGACACGGATTACATGTCCCTATCAAAAGCCAATTACGGACGTCTATATTTGTCAAGCGACAAGACCTCAGTAGCCAGTGTTGTCTTCATGTCTGGAACCTTATCCGTTCTCACCCTGCACAATCAGCAACTTACCCCTGCATGGAGTTATGAAGCTTCAGGATTCGAGTACGCTGTAAACGGACGTAATTTAAAACAACTTAGTCCCACCGGATATCTGGCTGCAGGATTTACAAAGGAAAAAGTAGTAGGTCTCTATTCAGGAGAAGAAAAAAATGGAAAGACAAACTATGGAAATGAATTTCATATTTTCAGTACACAAGGAGAACTGCTGAACAAATACAAGATATCATCCCAGCTGTATAACTTCTGTATCTCAGAAAAAGACGGTCTGATTTATGCTATATCCTATGAGAATGATCCAAAGATTATTATTTATAAACTTTAG
- a CDS encoding BF3164 family lipoprotein, whose product MKSIFIYIVLAVLSVLFYDCSFSVGNKYQRYADFPVNRKLVVAEEIDCDDIFLRYPYRVEIMDSLAVVLDLHPDSCFLHAFTYPEWRYVTSFGRRGEGPEEILSAERVRICSPDSVWVLDSNRRQITRWRISNCNAERAEEISLDDRLIRTLDFCKTADGFLVTDYTGNYRYHVLDQHGKIIQSVGHVPSEKDVDDSDKPALSQAWRSFMDYNPKNGVLAIVTQLGEVVELFNLKTGEHKVYYGPGGEPVFSVLASEAMPKGIKGFNDVVVSDSCIYAIFDGTPFKDRINSLRSGRKLSAGGNNIYVFGLDGYPLKKMSTECSAFGIEFIRGNIYIVGNDKDIPLYSYKCP is encoded by the coding sequence ATGAAAAGCATATTTATTTATATTGTTCTTGCTGTTTTATCGGTCTTATTTTATGATTGTAGTTTCAGTGTTGGAAACAAGTATCAGCGTTATGCTGACTTTCCAGTGAATAGGAAGCTTGTAGTGGCAGAAGAGATAGATTGCGACGATATTTTTTTGCGCTATCCTTACCGGGTGGAAATAATGGATAGTCTTGCGGTTGTTCTCGACCTGCATCCTGACAGTTGCTTTCTCCATGCATTCACCTATCCGGAGTGGAGATATGTCACTTCATTTGGTAGGCGCGGAGAAGGACCGGAAGAGATACTTTCTGCCGAACGCGTTAGAATCTGTTCTCCTGACTCCGTTTGGGTTCTTGACTCTAACCGTCGTCAGATAACACGCTGGCGAATATCAAATTGTAATGCGGAACGCGCGGAAGAAATATCTTTGGATGACAGACTCATACGTACTTTGGACTTCTGCAAGACTGCTGATGGATTTCTGGTAACAGATTATACTGGCAATTACCGTTATCATGTACTTGACCAACATGGGAAAATCATTCAAAGTGTTGGCCATGTACCGAGTGAAAAGGATGTTGATGATTCCGATAAGCCAGCTCTATCTCAGGCATGGCGCAGTTTTATGGATTATAATCCGAAGAATGGTGTGCTAGCAATTGTAACACAACTTGGTGAGGTTGTCGAGTTGTTTAATCTAAAGACCGGAGAGCACAAGGTCTATTATGGTCCGGGAGGTGAGCCAGTGTTTTCCGTCTTAGCTAGTGAAGCCATGCCAAAAGGTATTAAAGGCTTTAATGATGTGGTGGTTTCAGATTCATGTATATATGCTATTTTTGATGGTACACCATTCAAAGACCGTATCAATTCGTTGCGATCAGGCAGGAAACTTTCAGCCGGAGGTAATAATATTTATGTATTCGGCCTTGATGGCTATCCACTGAAAAAAATGTCAACAGAATGTTCAGCTTTTGGTATTGAGTTTATAAGAGGTAATATCTATATTGTAGGCAATGATAAAGATATTCCTTTGTATTCATATAAATGTCCATAA
- the rbfA gene encoding 30S ribosome-binding factor RbfA, with the protein METTRQNKIARLIQKELSEIFLLQTKSMPGVLVSVSIVRISPDMSYARVYLSVFPSERSEEIVKNINANMKSIRFELGNRVRHQLRIIPELKFFVDDSLDYAEKIDELLKK; encoded by the coding sequence ATGGAAACAACCAGACAAAACAAGATTGCCCGCCTCATTCAGAAGGAACTGAGCGAGATTTTCCTTTTGCAGACCAAGTCCATGCCGGGCGTGCTGGTTTCGGTCAGCATTGTCCGCATCAGTCCCGATATGAGTTACGCGCGTGTATATCTGAGCGTCTTCCCTTCGGAGAGAAGTGAAGAAATCGTGAAGAACATCAATGCCAACATGAAGTCCATCCGCTTTGAACTCGGCAACCGGGTGCGCCATCAGCTGCGTATCATTCCGGAACTGAAGTTCTTTGTGGACGATTCGCTGGATTACGCGGAGAAGATTGACGAATTGTTGAAGAAATAA
- the aroQ gene encoding type II 3-dehydroquinate dehydratase, producing MKIQIINGPNINLLGKREPSIYGAESFESYLEKLKERYPSIEFAYYQSNVEGELINKIHEVGFSYDGIVLNAGAYTHTSIALQDAIRAVTTPVVEVHISNVHKREEFRHKSMISCACVGVICGFGLDSYRLAVESFLVDNNKL from the coding sequence ATGAAAATACAAATAATCAATGGCCCGAACATTAATCTGTTAGGCAAACGGGAACCTTCCATTTATGGAGCCGAATCTTTTGAAAGTTATTTGGAAAAATTGAAAGAACGGTATCCGTCGATTGAGTTTGCGTATTACCAGTCGAATGTAGAAGGGGAACTGATCAACAAAATTCATGAAGTAGGCTTTTCATACGACGGTATAGTGCTGAATGCAGGTGCCTACACCCATACTTCCATCGCTTTGCAGGATGCCATCCGTGCCGTGACCACTCCAGTCGTGGAGGTTCACATCTCGAATGTGCACAAACGGGAAGAGTTTCGTCATAAATCCATGATTTCCTGTGCCTGTGTAGGCGTTATCTGCGGATTCGGCCTGGATTCCTATCGTCTGGCCGTAGAATCCTTTTTAGTAGACAACAACAAATTATAG
- a CDS encoding DUF1573 domain-containing protein — translation MVKEWNSKEIRFPENPVFTRYVTDTIPYRIPRTDYKVVVFVDSVGCISCKLQLPRWKEFMHEVDSLSGGNVPFIFFFQTKNVRELRYILRRDNFSHPVCIDTEDSFYKLNRFPGEIMFQTFLVDSENRVKVIGNPIHNLPVKDLYFKEIAGIEAVSMPVTTIQADSTEYHYGVVGENMTVSRKIILKNTGNEVFRIKGTTTSCDCMTAEYDWDEIPPGGKAAMTVEYKAEEPGDFWRTITIYGNIPEKSFTLDFWGTVRK, via the coding sequence TTGGTTAAGGAATGGAATAGCAAGGAAATTCGTTTCCCCGAAAATCCTGTATTTACGCGCTACGTAACAGATACGATTCCTTATAGGATTCCCAGGACCGACTACAAGGTAGTGGTTTTTGTTGACTCTGTAGGATGTATCAGTTGCAAGCTTCAACTACCAAGATGGAAGGAGTTCATGCATGAGGTGGATTCACTTAGTGGCGGAAATGTCCCATTTATATTCTTCTTCCAGACAAAGAATGTACGTGAATTGAGATACATCTTGAGGCGCGACAATTTTTCGCATCCTGTATGTATAGATACGGAAGACAGTTTCTATAAACTGAACCGGTTTCCCGGGGAAATAATGTTCCAGACATTTCTGGTTGACTCTGAAAACCGTGTGAAGGTAATAGGGAACCCCATCCACAATCTGCCTGTAAAGGACCTTTACTTCAAGGAAATAGCGGGAATTGAAGCAGTTTCAATGCCGGTCACCACGATTCAGGCAGATTCTACGGAATATCACTATGGTGTGGTAGGAGAAAACATGACTGTAAGCAGGAAGATTATCCTGAAGAACACAGGAAATGAAGTGTTCAGAATAAAGGGAACAACAACATCATGCGACTGCATGACTGCGGAATACGACTGGGATGAGATTCCACCCGGAGGAAAAGCTGCGATGACGGTTGAATACAAGGCAGAAGAACCGGGTGATTTCTGGCGAACCATAACGATATATGGCAATATCCCCGAGAAATCCTTTACTTTGGACTTTTGGGGTACTGTTAGGAAGTGA
- a CDS encoding FtsX-like permease family protein — MNFPFYIARRYLFSKKSHNAINVISGISVCGVALATLALVCTLSVFNGFQDLVSNLFTAFDPELKVVPAAGKVFDGQDKSIMAIRKMPEVALVCESLEDNALVQYQGRQAMAVVKGVEDNFTELTPIDTILFGKGDLLLHDEVADYAIPGVQLLANLGTGIRFLDPLEVYAPKRGAKVNMANPAASFTGGNLFSSGLVFAVNQEKYDGSYILTSLKFARKLFQYTTEVSAVNLKLKPGTDVDAFKRKLGTQLGERFRVLDRYEQQADTFRIMKIEKFISYLFLTFILMIACFNVIGSLSMLIIDKRDDVTTLRNLGANDRQIVRIFLFEGRLISFIGAVAGIVLGVLLCWLQETFGLISLGASGSFIVDAYPVSVHWQDVVLVFVTVLAVGFLSVWYPVRYLSRRLLSK; from the coding sequence GTGAATTTCCCTTTTTACATAGCCCGGCGCTATTTGTTTTCCAAGAAGTCACACAATGCCATCAATGTGATTTCCGGTATTTCGGTATGCGGAGTGGCGCTTGCCACTCTGGCCTTGGTGTGTACCTTGTCCGTGTTCAACGGTTTTCAGGACCTGGTTTCCAATCTGTTTACGGCTTTCGACCCGGAGCTGAAGGTGGTGCCGGCTGCCGGAAAGGTGTTCGACGGGCAGGACAAGTCCATTATGGCCATCCGGAAAATGCCCGAAGTGGCCTTGGTGTGCGAGTCGCTGGAAGACAATGCCCTGGTGCAGTATCAGGGGCGGCAGGCCATGGCCGTGGTCAAGGGAGTGGAAGACAATTTCACCGAGCTGACTCCGATTGATACCATCCTTTTTGGAAAAGGAGACCTGCTGCTTCACGACGAGGTGGCAGACTATGCCATTCCCGGCGTGCAGTTGCTGGCCAATCTGGGTACCGGTATCCGTTTCCTCGACCCGCTGGAGGTGTATGCCCCCAAGCGTGGGGCCAAGGTGAACATGGCCAATCCGGCTGCCTCCTTCACCGGGGGCAACCTGTTTTCTTCCGGACTGGTGTTTGCCGTCAATCAGGAGAAATACGACGGTTCCTACATCCTAACCTCGCTGAAGTTTGCCCGCAAGCTGTTTCAGTACACCACCGAGGTCAGTGCCGTCAACCTGAAGCTGAAGCCGGGCACCGACGTGGATGCCTTCAAGCGTAAGCTGGGAACACAGTTGGGTGAACGTTTCCGCGTGCTCGACCGCTACGAACAGCAGGCCGATACGTTCCGCATCATGAAAATCGAGAAGTTCATTTCCTATCTCTTTCTCACCTTTATCCTGATGATTGCCTGTTTCAATGTCATCGGTTCCCTGTCCATGCTCATCATCGACAAGCGTGACGATGTGACTACCTTACGCAATCTGGGAGCCAACGACCGGCAGATTGTGCGTATCTTTCTCTTCGAGGGGCGCCTGATATCGTTCATTGGTGCAGTGGCAGGTATCGTGCTGGGCGTATTGCTCTGCTGGTTGCAAGAGACCTTCGGGTTGATTTCACTGGGGGCTTCCGGCAGTTTCATTGTCGATGCCTATCCGGTCAGCGTGCACTGGCAGGACGTGGTGCTGGTGTTTGTCACCGTGCTGGCGGTAGGTTTTCTGTCGGTGTGGTATCCGGTGCGCTACCTGAGCCGCCGTCTGCTGTCGAAATAA
- a CDS encoding O-methyltransferase, with amino-acid sequence MKETDALDEYILQHIDEESDYLKALYRATHVKLLRPRMASGHLQGRMLKMFVQMIRPKQVLEIGTYSGYSALCLAEGLEDGAMLHTFEINDEQEDFTRPWLENSPYADKIRFYIGDALQMVPDMDVVFDLAFVDGNKRFYVEYYEMILQKMHSGGYIIADNTLWDGHVLEEPHHTDTQTIGIKKFNDLVAADPRVEKVILPLRDGLTIIRKK; translated from the coding sequence ATGAAAGAGACAGACGCGCTCGATGAATACATTCTTCAGCATATCGACGAAGAAAGTGACTACCTGAAAGCGCTGTACCGGGCGACGCACGTGAAACTCCTGCGTCCCCGTATGGCTTCGGGCCACTTGCAGGGAAGAATGCTGAAGATGTTCGTGCAGATGATACGTCCGAAGCAGGTGCTTGAGATAGGTACTTACAGCGGATATTCTGCGCTTTGTCTGGCAGAAGGTCTGGAAGACGGAGCAATGCTCCACACTTTCGAGATCAACGACGAGCAGGAAGACTTCACCCGTCCATGGCTGGAAAATTCTCCGTATGCCGATAAAATCCGGTTTTATATCGGAGATGCCTTGCAGATGGTGCCCGATATGGACGTTGTGTTCGACTTGGCCTTTGTCGACGGAAACAAGCGTTTCTATGTGGAATACTACGAGATGATTCTGCAGAAGATGCATTCCGGCGGCTACATCATTGCCGACAACACCCTGTGGGACGGGCATGTGCTCGAAGAACCGCACCACACCGACACGCAGACCATCGGCATCAAGAAATTCAACGACCTGGTGGCTGCCGACCCACGGGTGGAGAAAGTCATCCTGCCCTTGCGCGACGGTCTGACTATCATACGTAAAAAATAA
- a CDS encoding NVEALA domain-containing protein, with protein sequence MRTKTIKAGIVAAFALIAGYTVYNSQKEVALSDIAMENVEALAVRESNRGCTADRNAICETSHNDYPEYRNN encoded by the coding sequence ATGAGAACAAAAACTATAAAAGCCGGCATTGTAGCCGCATTTGCATTGATTGCAGGATATACTGTATATAATTCACAGAAAGAGGTCGCTCTGTCAGACATTGCCATGGAAAATGTAGAAGCATTAGCTGTTAGAGAAAGCAATAGAGGGTGTACAGCTGACCGAAATGCTATCTGTGAAACAAGTCATAATGATTATCCTGAATACAGAAATAATTAA
- the pyk gene encoding pyruvate kinase, with amino-acid sequence MMLKQTKIVASISDLRCEVDFIRDLFNAGMNVVRMNTAHASREGFEKLINNVRTVSNRIGILMDTKGPEVRTTASAEGPIDFKTGEKVRIVGNPEQETTHECISVTYPGFVHDLSVGADVLMDDGELELKVIDKNEDTLFCEVCNDATLGSRKSVNVPGVRINLPSLTEKDRNNILYAIEKDIDFIAHSFVRNRQDVLDIREILDAHHSDIKIIAKIENQEGVDNIDEILEVADGVMVARGDLGIEVPQERIPGIQRILIKKCILAKKPVIVATQMLHTMINNPRPTRAEVTDIANAIYYRTDALMLSGETAYGKYPVEAVKTMAKIAAQAEKDKMEENDIPIPLTPANTDVTSFLAKQAVRATNLMPIRAIITDSFSGLTARNLAAFRGKYPVLAICYKEKTMRHLALSYGVEAIYMPEKANGQEYYFTALRKLINDGVLAENEMVAYLSGGKQGTHTSFLEINQVGDVLKSEEEYVLPNRNRYL; translated from the coding sequence ATGATGCTTAAACAAACAAAGATCGTTGCGTCCATCTCGGACTTGCGCTGCGAAGTAGATTTTATCAGAGACCTTTTTAATGCAGGTATGAACGTGGTACGTATGAACACCGCACATGCCAGCCGTGAAGGTTTCGAAAAGTTGATTAATAATGTGCGTACCGTTTCCAACCGTATCGGTATCCTGATGGATACAAAGGGACCGGAAGTACGTACTACGGCCAGTGCAGAAGGCCCGATTGATTTCAAGACCGGTGAAAAAGTACGTATTGTAGGCAATCCGGAACAGGAAACCACTCATGAGTGCATTTCGGTGACTTATCCGGGATTTGTACACGATTTGTCTGTGGGCGCTGACGTGCTGATGGACGACGGCGAACTGGAACTGAAGGTCATCGACAAAAACGAAGATACGCTTTTCTGTGAAGTCTGCAACGACGCGACTTTGGGAAGCCGCAAGAGTGTGAATGTGCCGGGCGTGCGCATCAACCTGCCTTCTCTGACAGAAAAAGACCGCAACAATATCCTTTATGCCATCGAAAAGGACATCGACTTCATCGCTCACTCTTTCGTGCGCAACCGTCAGGATGTATTGGACATCCGTGAGATTCTGGATGCACACCACAGCGACATCAAGATTATCGCCAAGATTGAGAACCAGGAAGGTGTGGACAACATCGACGAAATCCTGGAAGTGGCCGACGGTGTGATGGTAGCCCGTGGCGACCTGGGTATCGAAGTGCCGCAGGAACGTATCCCGGGTATCCAGCGTATCCTGATTAAGAAATGTATCCTGGCCAAGAAGCCGGTTATCGTGGCTACGCAGATGCTGCACACGATGATTAACAACCCGCGTCCGACCCGTGCCGAGGTAACCGATATCGCCAATGCCATCTACTACCGTACCGATGCCCTGATGCTGAGTGGTGAAACAGCTTACGGTAAGTATCCGGTAGAAGCCGTGAAGACCATGGCGAAGATTGCGGCTCAGGCAGAAAAGGACAAGATGGAAGAAAACGATATTCCTATTCCTTTGACTCCGGCCAATACCGATGTGACGAGCTTCCTGGCCAAGCAGGCGGTACGTGCTACGAACCTGATGCCGATTCGTGCCATCATTACCGACAGCTTCAGCGGTCTGACTGCCCGCAACCTGGCTGCGTTCCGCGGCAAATATCCGGTGCTGGCCATCTGCTACAAAGAAAAGACCATGCGTCACCTGGCGCTGTCATACGGTGTGGAAGCAATCTATATGCCGGAAAAGGCCAACGGACAGGAATACTACTTCACTGCCCTGCGCAAGCTGATTAACGACGGTGTGCTGGCCGAAAATGAAATGGTGGCTTACTTGAGCGGTGGCAAACAGGGAACTCATACTTCTTTCCTGGAAATCAATCAGGTGGGCGACGTGCTGAAAAGCGAAGAAGAATACGTGTTGCCCAACCGTAACCGTTACTTGTAA